The Onthophagus taurus isolate NC chromosome 2, IU_Otau_3.0, whole genome shotgun sequence genome includes a window with the following:
- the LOC111425842 gene encoding uncharacterized protein encodes MKSVFVIATLYFASAVVALPYPTILESEDGDIYQLVPLERVRRGSVYGNVDISDPGRLIIGGRGTPIDNENHRLDTHVFATDNIRHHSPLTVGGEADYLHKPTGSVAHLAGTHTEQWGTDLKASGRYNFFQDKTTNANIEGFASKHIGGLPGNQPTDYGVMLNVKKDF; translated from the exons ATGAAATCGGTTTTTGTAATTGCAACTCTATACTTTGCTTCGGCGGTTGTTGCCCTTCCTTATCCCACAATACTTGAAAGTGAGGATGGTGATATTTATCAATTGGTACCACTAGAACGAGTTAGAAg aGGAAGCGTTTATGGAAATGTTGATATCTCCGATCCAGGTAGACTTATTATTGGCGGTAGAGGAACTCCCATTGATAATGAAAACCATCGATTGGACACCCACGTGTTTGCAACCGATAATATTCGCCATCATAGTCCTTTAACAGTAGGTGGTGAAGCTGATTACTTACATAAACCAACCGGAAGTGTCGCACACTTAGCTGGAACTCATACCGAGCAATGGGGTACTGATTTAAAAGCATCTGGACGTTATAACTTTTTCCAAGATAAAACAACAAACGCTAACATTGAAGGCTTTGCCTCAAAACATATTGGGGGATTACCCGGAAATCAACCAACTGATTATGGTGTTAtgttaaacgtaaaaaaagatttttaa
- the LOC111425841 gene encoding uncharacterized protein gives MKISSKTTISNMNSALLIASLCFASAVIALPYSGIVENENGELYELVPLQRVRRESVYGNVDITDPGSYIVGTKNTPIDNKNHRVDTHIFATDNIRHHNPLTVGAEASYLHKPTASTAHLEATHTEKWGTDLKASGRYNFFQDKHSNANVEAFGSKHLGGFGKQPTDYGVMFNYRRDFN, from the exons ATGAAAATAAGTagtaaaacaacaatttcaaACATGAATTCTGCTTTGTTAATCGCTTCTCTTTGCTTCGCTTCGGCTGTTATTGCCCTTCCATACTCCGGAATAGTAGAAAATGAGAATGGTGAACTTTATGAATTGGTACCTTTACAACGAGTTAGAAg AGAAAGTGTTTATGGAAATGTCGACATCACTGATCCAGGTAGTTATATTGTCGGCACAAAGAATACACCAATTGATAACAAGAACCATAGAGTGGACACGCATATCTTTGCCACCGATAACATCCGTCATCATAATCCTTTAACCGTCGGTGCCGAAGCCAGTTATTTACATAAACCAACTGCAAGTACCGCACATTTAGAAGCCACTCATACTGAAAAATGGGGCACCGATTTAAAAGCATCTGGAAGATACAACTTTTTCCAAGATAAACATAGCAACGCTAATGTTGAAGCTTTCGGTTCAAAACATTTGGGAGGGTTTGGAAAGCAACCTACCGATTATGGAGTTATGTTTAATTATAGAagagattttaattaa
- the LOC111425843 gene encoding uncharacterized protein, translated as MNSALLIASLCFVSAVIALPYPDIVANEDGELYQLVPLERVRRGSVYGNVDITDPGNYIVGTKNTPIDNKNHRLDTHVFATDNIRHHNPLTVGGEASYLHKPTASTAHLQATHTERWGTDLKASGRYNFFQDKHSNANVEAFGSKHLGGFGKQPTDYGVMFNYRRDFN; from the exons atgaattctgCTTTGTTAATAGCTTCTCTTTGTTTCGTTTCGGCTGTTATTGCCCTTCCATATCCCGATATAGTAGCAAATGAGGATGGCGAACTTTATCAATTGGTACCATTGGAACGAGTTAGAAG AGGAAGTGTGTATGGAAACGTTGACATCACAGATCCAGGTAATTACATTGTCGGTACAAAGAATACACCAATTGATAACAAGAATCATAGATTGGATACGCATGTTTTTGCTACCGATAACATCCGTCATCATAATCCTTTAACCGTCGGTGGTGAAGCCAGCTATTTACATAAACCAACTGCAAGTACAGCACATTTACAAGCTACTCATACGGAAAGATGGGGTACGGATTTAAAAGCATCTGGAAGATACAACTTTTTCCAAGATAAACACAGCAACGCTAATGTTGAAGCTTTCGGTTCGAAACATCTTGGAGGATTCGGAAAACAACCTACCGATTATGGTGTTATGTTTAATTATAGGagagattttaattaa